The Cytophagia bacterium CHB2 genome segment GCGCCGGCCGCTGCCAGCCGCTGGGCGTTGTGCACAGGAATGTTGATGACGTTCGCGCCGCCAACCGCACCGTTGCTCGCATCGTACGCGCCGGCTTGTTCACAATCGAATGGCGCGTCCGCTTCGATTGCAATCGCATCATGGACACGCCCGCTGAGTTTCAGGACTGGTGGGACGAATTCGCCCATAAGCAGCTCGACGATAGCATACTGCGAAATATCGATGCTGCGTTGCAGAACAACCGCGAAGAAAAGAAAATCTTTGTCACAACACCGTTAGTACTGCGAAGCCTCAGGAAAGGGGAGGAAGCGGGACTTGCAAAAATCTCGTAACCCTGCGGTTTGCTTTTGAAACGGCAGCCTCAAGTTTTGCCACTGCTTTTTGTATCATCTCAAAACTAATCACGGAGATTTAGTTATGTCGAATTATGCCAATCCCGAAGTGCTGGTTTCCACCGATTGGGTGGCGCAGCACAAGTCTGATCCCAAAGTTGTCATCGCCGAAGTTGACGTCGATACCAAAGCGTATGACGAAGGCCACGTGCCCGGCGCCCTCGGCTGGAACTGGCAGACGCAGCTCTGCGATACTGTGCAGCGCGACATCATTCCAAAAAATGAAATGGAAAAACTGATGCGCGATGGCGGCATCTCCAACGATACCACGGTGGTGCTGTATGGCGACAACAACAACTGGTTTGCAGCCTGGGCGTTCTGGCAAATGAAAATCTACGGCCACAAAGATGTTCGCATCATGGATGGCGGTCGCAAGAAGTGGGTCGCGGAAGGCCGTGAGCTGAGCAAGGACAAGCCGGCGCCGAAAGCCGCGAGCTACAAAGCCGGCGCGCCGGATCAAGCGTTGCGCGCATTTTTGCCGCAAGTGCAAGACGCCATGAAAAACGGCGTGGCGATGGTCGACGTGCGCTCGGTTGATGAATTCACCGGCAAGATTCTTTCCCCTCCCGGCTTGCCGGAAACCTGCCAGCGCGGCGGCCACATTCCCGGCGCGAAAAATATTCCCTGGGGAAAAGCGTGCAACGAGGACGGCACGTTCAAGAGCCGTGAGGAGTTAAAGGCGCTTTACGCCAGTCAAGGCGTCACGCCGGATAGGGAAGTGATCACTTACTGCCGCATCGGCGAGCGCTCGAGCCACACGTGGTTCGTATTGAAATATCTGCTTGATTTCAAGAATGTGAAGAACTATGATGGTTCGTGGACCGAGTGGGGCAATCTCGTCGGCGTGCCGGTGGAAAGAGGCGAATAAAGTATTGAACCGCGTGCTGAAGGCATGGCGCATGCTAAAGCGCCATGCTGCGGCACGAGGCGCAGAGAAAAATCTCCCCGTGAAAGCTCAAACGCATTGCGGCATGATGATGCAAGCGATAAAAACTTCGAGGCTGTTCCTGCGGCCCTTTACTCCCGCAGATGTGGATGAGATTCATCAATTGTGGAGCGCGCCCGGCGTGAGAAAATATCTCTGGGATGACGAGATTATCCCAAAAGAGACGGCACAAGAAGTTGTTGCCAAGAGTATCGAATTGTTCAATGAAAAAGGCCTGGGACTGTGGGCAGTGACTTTCCACAAACAATCGACCATCATCGGTTTTTGCGGATATTGGTATTTTCACGAGCCGCCCGAGCTGGAAATTCTCTACGGCATTGCTCCTGAATATTGGGGCAATAATCTTGCAACCGAAGCTGCCGGCGCAATGCTACAATACGGATTTCAATATCTGGGATTCGACGAGATCAGCGCCAGCGCCGACGCGCCAAACGCCGCCTCGTTCCGCGTCATGGAAAAGACCGGAATGAAGTTTTTGAAGCGCGAAAGCAAAAACGGGTGGGATACGATTTTCTATGCGATATCAAAAAACGATTTTCGAGTTGATGAATCTGTTCAAATCATTGCGCCTGAGGCTGATAAACAAAAATGATCACTCCCAAACAAGCCCCCCAAATCTTCTCTGATCTGGAATTGTCGCGGCGCCTGGAAAGAGCCGAGTCTCATGCCAACGCAAAGTTTGTCGAGGCGAGAGCCAGAGTTTATCCGGAAAGCGGCGCGCAGTGGATCGAAGTGGCGGGGGCTTACGCCATGTTCGACGGCGTTTCGTCGCCCATCACGCAGACGTTCGGCCTCGGGCTATTCGATCCTATCACAATCACCGAGTTGGAGAAGATTGAAGATTTCTTCAAAGAGCGCAACGCGCCGGTGTTTCATGAAGTCAGCCCGCTCGCCGGCCTCGAGCTTGTGGCTTTGCTGAATGAGCGCGGCTATCGTCCCATGGAATTCACCAGCGTGATGTACCGCGCGATCAGCCGGGAAGGCGATCCCGCAGTGCCGCGCAACGAGAACATTCGCGTGCGCGCCATTGCCGAAAATGAAGGAGAACTATGGGCGCAGGTGACGGCACAAGGCTGGAGCCACTTACCTGAACTTTCCGAATATTTGCTGGAGCTGGCGCCGATCAGCACGCAGCGGGAAGACAGTGTCTCGTTTCTGGCGGAGTTGGAGGAACAGCCGATCGCCTCCGCGGCCATGAGCCTGAGCGGCGGCGTGGCCCTGCTCGCCGGCGCTTGCACAATTCCCGCAGCGCGCAAGCAGGGCGCGCAATTGGCCTTGCTTGACGATCGCCTGCGCTACGCCGCAGAACAGGGCTGCAACTTGGCGATGATGTGCGCGCAACCGGGCAGCGCCTCGCAACGCAACGCCGAACGGCACGGCTTCCGCATTGCTTACACGCGCATCAAATGGCAATTAATGCAGTAGAGATTGATTGCAAAAAATACCGGCACAACAAATCTCAAAAATATGTCGCAATTCCGAGCTGAACGTTCATGGCGTGGGCGAGATTATTGAAGGTATCATATTCCCATTGCCGCCAGTAGCTCAGGCGAATGGCCGTGTCAGCAGTTGGGCGAAAAGCCAGACCGGCGGTGAGGCGTTTTTTGCTGTCGCCGATGCTCTGGCCGGTTTTTTCGAATTTGCCATGATGCAGATCGATGTAATCATAGCGACTAAAGATGATCACATTTGCTTCCGGCATGCCAAGCAGGGGCCGCCGCAACAAAGCATAATTTCCTTCCACAAAAAAACCGCGCTGTTTCTCCGCCAGAAAATCATTGTCGACATTATCCGGCGGGATGTCGATCTGCGCCAGCGCTGCTTCTCCACGAACATGCAAACGCCGTTTACGGTATTCCGCATCGCACGCAAACATTCGTAAACTGCGCGGCTCGTCGATCTGCACGCCTTCCAACTTAAACGTGTTGTAGCGACCGGTATAGAACGAGAGCCCGATCTCGCCGCCAAAACGCGGATTATAAGCCAGCCTGCCAGTGAGGGCGGGCGAGCCGTTGTTGTCTTCTTCAAATGCCAGCGGCGATTTGCCCGCCGGAATGCGCGTGCCCTCGCCCGTGCCAAGTATCACACCATCGTGCAAACCATTGACGGCATAAATCTCGTAAGTGAAACGGTCAAAGGGCGTCGCGTAAAATGCGCCAAAGAAACCCACGCCCACTTCCGATAACGTTGACGGAATGATTTCCGTTGACACCAGCGGCCGATCGATAACATTATAGCGCGGACTGTCGTGCGTGATGTTGAAGCGCCCGATGGGCGGCAACAATATGCCGGCGCGCAGATTAAGCGGCGTTGCCAACAGGACGTCCACCAACGCCGTCTCCAGCGCAATCTCCTCGGTGCCGTGTTCGAATTCCAGTTCTGAGGTCAGCTTCACGTGCGGGGAAATCGCCGAATAGAGAAAAATATTGAAGCGCCGCTGCTCCAACGAAAAGCCTTCGGCAATGCCATCGACGCGGACGTAGTTTGAGTTCATCTCGGCATAGCCGCCGAGGGCGGTGTTCCCGCCGAGCTTAAGAATGTAGGGCCGGTCATAAATGCCGCCGCGTTGAAACGGCGTGGGCATGCTGTCGGATTTCGCGGTTTGTGCAGGGAGATTTGCATTCAACGCAAGCAGGCAAAATGCAAAGATTGCGTATTGCAAATTGCGAAGCGCGCCACGCGCGGCGCAGATCATCGATCGTTTCATGATCTCACCTTGATGGTTATCATGTCTTGATTTTCCGTGACAGCAAATTTTTGCAACGCCTTTGCTGCCGGGCCTTCCATGACTTCGCCGGTGACATCGTATTCCGAGCCGTGACAGGGGCATTGAAACGCATCCGGCAGCACGCGCACTTCGCAACCGGCATGCGTGCACACCGTGGAAACGGCCGTCAGGCTGTGATCCGCCAACCGTCGCACCACGATTGCGACCGGAAGATTCTTCGCGCTTACCATCATAAGGCCGTTGGGCGCAGCAAGCGCCAGCGCCTCCGCCTTGGGAATGATGATAGCTTCATCCTGCAATTCACCGCGGTAGATGGCAAGGCCTGCGGCGCAGCCCGTCAGTAATTTAGACGCAGTTGTGACTGCCAGCGCGCCGCCGATTGTTTTTATGAATTCTCGCCGTGTTGACATATGAGGTGTTGCGTGTTGGTTGCAAGTCATTAATGGATAACCCGGTCAAACATCTCGCGGGTACAAGAGTTTTTAGTTCGATGCTGTTCTTGTCTCATAGCGATTTCAAAAATGCCAGAACCGCCGCTTTTTCACCCGCATTCAATCCGGCAAAATTGTTCCGGCTGACCTCCGCCTCGCCGCCATGCAAAAGAATCGCTTCCTGCAAACTCGAGGTACGGCCATCATGCAAATAAAACGGTGTACCGCCGAGCAATTCGCCCACCAGACCCAATCCCCACAACGGCGTGGTGCGCCATTCCGCGCCGTTGGCTTCGCCTTCGGGATAGTTGTCCGCGAGCGCCGAGCCCATGTCGTGCAGCAACAAATCGGAATATAACGGCACTTTTTGAAATGCCAGCGGTGCAATCGCGTTGGGGCCGGTTTGCATTTCCGGCGTGTGGCAGCTCGCGCATCCGATTTGCGCAAAAAGCTGTTCGCCCTGCAACACCACGGCATCCGTGGCATTGCGCCGCTCCGGCGGCCGCAATGTTTGCAAATAAATCACCACATTGTTGATCGTTTCTGTCGCAACTTCAGGATCCGGAACATTATCGCCGACGCGATTACCCAATTCGGGATTGAACAATTCTTCCGGCTCAAACTCAGAGGTGACGCCGATGTCGTTGAGATAGGCCGTCACGGTTTGCTGAAGAAGATCGATAGCCGTGGCCTTGCGCCCGAAGCGGCCGAGATATTTGCCGTTGCGTTCGATCTTATCCGCGCGCAAACGCAGATAAGGCGGCGGCAAAACAAAATTCGCGCGGCCTGAAATGCCGTTGCCGTCCGCGTCATTCGGATCTTCATTCGCAAGAATCGCTTCATCCGGAATTGCTTCGATTAAACCCAGGCCAACCACAATTGGGCCGCCGCGTTCGGAGATGCCGGTTGCTTCTGCCGGCAATTTTTCTGCGGGATAGCCGGGAATCGCGCGATCTTGCAGTTGCGGGCCGCCGCGTTCATGGAGATAATCAAAACCGGCAGCCGTCATTTTACCGAAGCGTTTGAGATTGGTGGCAGGATGGCCGCGACCGTCGCCGGGATGGCAGCTTTCGCATGAGGTTTGATTGAAGACCGGCCCCAGTCCAGTGGCGGGTGAAAAGCGTTCGCTAAATCCGGCATCACCGGCGAGATGCGCCGCGTTTTGCGCCGGGGAAAGCCCATCGATGGGGCCATCGAGAACCTGATTCGGTTCGGGCGCTTCGGTGAGCAGATCACCGCAGCCCCAAAACATTGGCACAAGAAGAACAGGCAGCAGTAAAACGTTGCGCTTCATTCTTCCTCCATAAAAAAGTTCACAATTCGTTTGCAAGCAATGCCGGCAAATCCGCGACACTCGCCAGTAAATGTGTGTGCCGGGTTTTGCCGAGTTGTTCAACGCCCTGCGTGCCGCTGAGCACACCAATGACAAACGCGACGCCGGCATTGATGCCGGATTGCAAGTCGAGCATGGTGTCGCCGGCAGTCAAGACGCGGCGCACGTCAGTCACGCCCGTGGCTTCCATCGCATGAAAAATCATATAAGGCGCGGGGCGGCCCTGCGCAACTTCGTCGCTGCACACGCTGGCATCGATCACACCGTTCTGCCAGCCGGTTCTTGCCAGAATGATGCTTGTGAGTTTGCGATCGAAGCCGGTGGTCACGGCGATTTTGATGCCATGATCACGCAGCCAGGCAAACGTCGCTTCCGCTCCAGCAATGGGCGACACACCTTCTTCTTCAAAGCTTTTTGCCAACTGCTCGCGAAAATCCGATTCCGCCTGCGCCAGTCTGGCCGCGTTATCAACGGCGCTTTGCCCGAACTTTTGCTCAATAAAAAAACGCAACGCCTCGCGTTTGGCCGCGCCACGCCAGGGCTGCAGCATTTCGTGTGTGAGTTGAATGGATTGTGCCAGCAAAGCTGTGCGGAACGCGTTTAACACGTGACCTTCGTCGGCGATCGTCGTGCCGGCCAGGTCAAAAATAGCCAATTCAATTTGCGCCATGGCAATTCTTTCGATCTGCAACAATGTTCAGCACGATTATCTCTGGAACACTGAATCGATCTAAATGAGACGATGAACAATTCAAATTTTATATTTTCAAACTATTTTTTTAGTTGAAGCTAAATTTAGTGATGAAAACAAAACTTGCAAGACTATTCTTACAAAATTGTTTTTTTGCCCCCAAAAAATTAGGTGGCTTTGCGTCCAACCGACAAAGATTCCCGCAAATGTTAAATCTTAGGTTAAGCTCTTTGGAAAATTTGATTTGCGGTTCAAGCTTCTGAAGATCAGACACAGGCTACTCGGCAAAAAATGCGAGATTTTTATTTACTCCGCATTATCGAAAATTGTAGGAATGATCTATCGCAGAATCAGGTTGAGGCTAAATGATACCGTCTCAAAATTCCTGTCTGCCTGGGCAGGTTAATTTCGAAGCGTTACGCGCTAAATTTGGAGGGCAGTGACTGTGCGAGATTTGATTTTAAAAAAAGAGTTCGGAGGAAGGGCTCTAAATAAACGGCGCAAACAGGCTCACAAGAAACCCAGCTCAAACTTCGCCACCTCGCTCATCATGCTGGGATTCCATTGCGGTTCCCACACGACCTCGACTTTGGCATCGGTGACGCCGGGCACGGTTTTGATCTTATTCTCCACTTCGGGAGGCAACGTGCCAGCGACCGGGCACATCGGTGAAGTTAGCGTCATGCGCACATTGACGGCATTCTGGTCGGTGATATCAATATCATAAATCAAACCGAGTTGATAGATATTGACCGGGATCTCGGGATCATAGCACGTCTCGAGCGCATTGATGATCTCCTGGCGGAGATCGCTGTTGCCGTTATTGTTTTCCATGATCATCTTAAAAACGCTTTGAACAACAGGTTTGCCGAAAGTTTAACCTTCTTACAGCAATTTTTTAAAAGAAAACTTTGGTACTCACTCCGTCGATACAATTTTGCTGCCGTCTTCGAGCGCCGACTTCAGCGTGTGCCACGCCAAACCGGCGCATTTGACGCGCATAGGAAACTCGCGCACACCCGCAAAAATGGCCAGCTTGTCGAATTCCTCCAAATCAATCTCTGCTGTCGGGTCGCTGGTGATGAGTTGTTGAAACTTTTTGAATAATTCGCCGGCTTCGGCAATAGATTTTCCCTTCACCAGCGTTGTCATC includes the following:
- a CDS encoding sulfurtransferase; its protein translation is MSNYANPEVLVSTDWVAQHKSDPKVVIAEVDVDTKAYDEGHVPGALGWNWQTQLCDTVQRDIIPKNEMEKLMRDGGISNDTTVVLYGDNNNWFAAWAFWQMKIYGHKDVRIMDGGRKKWVAEGRELSKDKPAPKAASYKAGAPDQALRAFLPQVQDAMKNGVAMVDVRSVDEFTGKILSPPGLPETCQRGGHIPGAKNIPWGKACNEDGTFKSREELKALYASQGVTPDREVITYCRIGERSSHTWFVLKYLLDFKNVKNYDGSWTEWGNLVGVPVERGE
- a CDS encoding GNAT family N-acetyltransferase, with protein sequence MMVRGPSGAISSACRWKEANKVLNRVLKAWRMLKRHAAARGAEKNLPVKAQTHCGMMMQAIKTSRLFLRPFTPADVDEIHQLWSAPGVRKYLWDDEIIPKETAQEVVAKSIELFNEKGLGLWAVTFHKQSTIIGFCGYWYFHEPPELEILYGIAPEYWGNNLATEAAGAMLQYGFQYLGFDEISASADAPNAASFRVMEKTGMKFLKRESKNGWDTIFYAISKNDFRVDESVQIIAPEADKQK
- a CDS encoding GNAT family N-acetyltransferase, whose amino-acid sequence is MITPKQAPQIFSDLELSRRLERAESHANAKFVEARARVYPESGAQWIEVAGAYAMFDGVSSPITQTFGLGLFDPITITELEKIEDFFKERNAPVFHEVSPLAGLELVALLNERGYRPMEFTSVMYRAISREGDPAVPRNENIRVRAIAENEGELWAQVTAQGWSHLPELSEYLLELAPISTQREDSVSFLAELEEQPIASAAMSLSGGVALLAGACTIPAARKQGAQLALLDDRLRYAAEQGCNLAMMCAQPGSASQRNAERHGFRIAYTRIKWQLMQ
- a CDS encoding ubiquinol-cytochrome c reductase iron-sulfur subunit translates to MTCNQHATPHMSTRREFIKTIGGALAVTTASKLLTGCAAGLAIYRGELQDEAIIIPKAEALALAAPNGLMMVSAKNLPVAIVVRRLADHSLTAVSTVCTHAGCEVRVLPDAFQCPCHGSEYDVTGEVMEGPAAKALQKFAVTENQDMITIKVRS
- a CDS encoding thiol oxidoreductase, encoding MPASRLSLVCSAARRALNNSAKPGTHIYWRVSRICRHCLQTNCELFYGGRMKRNVLLLPVLLVPMFWGCGDLLTEAPEPNQVLDGPIDGLSPAQNAAHLAGDAGFSERFSPATGLGPVFNQTSCESCHPGDGRGHPATNLKRFGKMTAAGFDYLHERGGPQLQDRAIPGYPAEKLPAEATGISERGGPIVVGLGLIEAIPDEAILANEDPNDADGNGISGRANFVLPPPYLRLRADKIERNGKYLGRFGRKATAIDLLQQTVTAYLNDIGVTSEFEPEELFNPELGNRVGDNVPDPEVATETINNVVIYLQTLRPPERRNATDAVVLQGEQLFAQIGCASCHTPEMQTGPNAIAPLAFQKVPLYSDLLLHDMGSALADNYPEGEANGAEWRTTPLWGLGLVGELLGGTPFYLHDGRTSSLQEAILLHGGEAEVSRNNFAGLNAGEKAAVLAFLKSL
- a CDS encoding phosphonatase-like hydrolase codes for the protein MAQIELAIFDLAGTTIADEGHVLNAFRTALLAQSIQLTHEMLQPWRGAAKREALRFFIEQKFGQSAVDNAARLAQAESDFREQLAKSFEEEGVSPIAGAEATFAWLRDHGIKIAVTTGFDRKLTSIILARTGWQNGVIDASVCSDEVAQGRPAPYMIFHAMEATGVTDVRRVLTAGDTMLDLQSGINAGVAFVIGVLSGTQGVEQLGKTRHTHLLASVADLPALLANEL
- a CDS encoding SUF system Fe-S cluster assembly protein, producing the protein MIMENNNGNSDLRQEIINALETCYDPEIPVNIYQLGLIYDIDITDQNAVNVRMTLTSPMCPVAGTLPPEVENKIKTVPGVTDAKVEVVWEPQWNPSMMSEVAKFELGFL
- a CDS encoding SUF system NifU family Fe-S cluster assembly protein, encoding MDELRELYQQVILDHNKSPRNFGKLEQANHTSEGYNPLCGDRVNLYVELEGEVIKDISFYGHGCAISKASASVMTTLVKGKSIAEAGELFKKFQQLITSDPTAEIDLEEFDKLAIFAGVREFPMRVKCAGLAWHTLKSALEDGSKIVSTE